A segment of the Spiroplasma helicoides genome:
AAGTATTATTTTATCAGCTATACTTTCTGCATTGAAATTAATAAATTTTAATATATCATTTAGTGGAGCTGAATAACCAAAATGATTTATACCAAATGCCTCTCCATCATCTCCAAGATATTTATGTCATCCAAAAGTTGAAGCAAGCTCAATAGAAAATCTTTTAGTAGATTTGTTAATAATTGAATCGATATAAGTTTGATCTTGTCTTTCAAAAGAATTTAAGTTAATCATAGAAACTATATTAACTTTATGCCCTTTACTTTGCAATATTTTTTTTACTTCTTGAGCTAATGAAACTTCACTACCTGAAGCAATTAGTGTTATATTGGCATTTTCTTCTTTTTCAAATAAGTAAGCTCCTTTATCAACACTTTCAAATAAGTTTTTAGGATGAACTAGTTCTTTTAGATTTTGTCTTGTAGCTATTATTACACTAGGTCTAGATGAATCTTTTAATGCTGCATAATAACTAGCAGAAGTTTCAGCCATATCACAAGGCCTAAAAACATTTATATTAGGTATACTTCTAAGCATTGCTAATTGTTCAATTGGTTGATGTGTTGGTCCATCTTCTCCAACAGCTATTGAATCGTGAGTAAACACATATAAAGCTTGTAGGCCCATTAGAGAACTCAATCTAATAGCTGGTTTCATATAATCTGAAAATACAAAGAATCCACCACAAAATGGCAATAAACCCTTGTGAAGAGCTATACCATTATTTATTGCTGCCATAGCAAATTCTCTTACTCCATACATTATATTTCTACCTAATGGATTGTTATAGTCGTAATTTCCATCAGCTCCTTTAGCTTTTGTTGATTCTGTTAAATCAGCACTACCACCTATGAAACTTTGGTTTACCTTTCCAATGTAATTTATAACATTACCTGATGAAACTCTTGTTGCTTGTTCTTTGTTTTCATTCAATTCAACTAAATCAACTTCATTTATATTTCATTTATTATTAATTGCATCTTTTAATTGTTTTGCCAAATCAGAAAAATCTTTTTTATATTTACTATAATCAGCGTCTCATTTTTCGTTTTCTTTTTGACCTCTTAATGAAACATTTTCTTCATAAAATTTGTATACATCCTTTGGAATTGTAAAGTCTTCTTCTTTTCAATTAAAGTAATTTTTAACAACTTTAATGTCATCACCTAATGGTGCACCATGAACTTTTTGTGTTCCTTGATTTGTAGAACCTAAACCTATAACTGTTTTTACTTCTATATATGTTGGTTTATCTGAATCTTTAGCCTTTAAGTATGCGTTATGAATTTCTTCTAAATTCTCACCATTTTCTACTTTTATTGTATTTCACCCAGCTGCTTGAAATTTCAAATGCATATTTTCAGATTGTGCAACTTCAACTCTAGCATCCAATTGAATGTCATTTGAATCATGAAATACTACAAGTTTATTTAATTTATATCTTCCCGCAAACGAAATTGCCTCTTGACAAACACCTTCTTGTAAATCACCGTCACCACAAATGACAAATGTATTGTGATCAACTACTTTATAGTCTTTTTTATTATACTTTGCTGCTAAATGATTTTCTGCTAAAGCCATACCTACTGCCATTGCGAACCCTTGACCTAATGGTCCAGTTGTTGAATCAATACCTTCTGTATGTTTATATTCAGGATGACCTGGTGTTTTAGAATTTAATTGTCTAAAATTTTTCATATCTTCAATAGTAATTGAATATCCTGATAAATGTAGTGCTGAATATAACAAAGCACTCCCGTGACCAGCGCTTAAAACCAATCTATCCCTATTAAATCAATTTGGATTTTTTGGGTTTATTTTCATTATTTTAGTGAATAATGTATATAAAACAGGTGCAGCACCCAAAACTATACCAGGGTGTCCTGAATTAGCTTTATTTACAGACTCAATACCAAGTATTCTCATAGCATTTAAATTGTGATTATTTTTATTCATTTTTTATCTCCTTAATCTACAAGATTATTTTAATTCATAATTTTAAAAAACTATTTATTTTTTTGCTTTTTTAACTCCTTTAGTTTTTCAGGTGTTATGTCATTCCCTTTATCATCGACAATTTTTAATGTTTTTAATTGATCTTCTAAATTTTTTTTGTACTTATTTATATATTCTTGACGTAACATATTTTGTTCATCTTCTAGTTCTGGTGTTAACTTACCTTCTTTTTTTAATTTAGCAAGTTCATTTATTCTTTTAATTAACTTTTCCATAATTACTCCTTTATTAAACAAAAAAAATCTTTTAAAAGATTTTTCAGTCATTTAATGCATAATATGCAGTTCCAATTATACCAGAATCATTACCTAATGATGCAACTTCAACAGTTAAGTCATCAGCAAATTTTGATATAATGTATTTTTTAATATTATTTTTTATTATGTCTATCAAAACTTTTCCCATATTTGCTAAACCACCTGAAATAATAATTGCATCAGGGTCTAAAGCATTAACCATTATAGCCATATGCATAACAATTGGATTTAACGCTTCCACTAAAATTTCCAGAATTTCAGGTGGGTTGTCATATTCATCATAGATTGAAGCTATATCTTTTGTGGTGAAAGATTGCATTCCATTAAAATAAGTTGCTGCAGGGTGATTAGGGTTATTTTTAAAAGTATCTTGAAAAAATCTAGCTATTCCAAGTCCAGAAGACATTGGTTCAACACATCCTTTTAACCCACAAACACAATCATATTTATCTTGAAATACACTTCCACCATGTCCAAATTCGCCGGCAAAACCTCTAGAACCAGAAATTAAGTTCCCTTCTAAAACAATTGCCCCCCCTATTCCGTTATCAATAGTATAAAAAACAATTGAGTCATATTGTTTTGCTGCGCCAATTCAAAATTCACCTAAAGCAGATGCATTTGCATCATTTAAAACTAATATTGGTTTATTAAATAATTCTTCTGCTTTATCTTTTAAATAATAATTATTTCATTCAAGCAAACCAGCATATCTCACTATTCCAAGAACATGATCAACATAACCTACTGTAGCAATACCAACTTTTTCAACAGTTTCTTCATAATCAATTCCTACAGTTTCTAGACCTTCGACAATTTTACTATATAAATTATCTAATAAACCCTTTTTAAAGTCATGTTCAACAAAAAATTTTGCTTGAATGTCACCATAGTTATTAACCAAAGCTACTTTAGATGAGCTAACTCCTAATTCTATAGACAAAATTAGTTTCATATTGTTGAACCTCCTTATTTATGTTATTTTAACACTTTTATTTGTATTAATTTAAATATTTTAGTTTTTAATTAAATCATAGCAGGTAGTATTTTAACTTTAACATCAAATTCAGTTTTTGGTACATTAACAGAAACTTTTAAACCTTTGTATGTTTTAAAGTTAATTCAGCCCAAACCTGATATATGTAAGTCTACCAATTCTTCTTTATCAAAACTAAAACTATGTGAAATAAACTCATTATCATGCTCTTTTAATCTAGGTGATAAGTTGTGTCTATTTTTTTTAAAATAAGTGTGAGCATTTGCTACTTTAGTTCTGTGTAAAGGCATTTGCTTATTTACATAAAAATGAAAGCTAGTTTTAATCAACTTGTTTTTATTTTTATCGAAAATTTCTCCCTCTTCAAATGTAAATCAGGCTATACCACCATAAAATATAGTTTGCC
Coding sequences within it:
- the tkt gene encoding transketolase, which codes for MNKNNHNLNAMRILGIESVNKANSGHPGIVLGAAPVLYTLFTKIMKINPKNPNWFNRDRLVLSAGHGSALLYSALHLSGYSITIEDMKNFRQLNSKTPGHPEYKHTEGIDSTTGPLGQGFAMAVGMALAENHLAAKYNKKDYKVVDHNTFVICGDGDLQEGVCQEAISFAGRYKLNKLVVFHDSNDIQLDARVEVAQSENMHLKFQAAGWNTIKVENGENLEEIHNAYLKAKDSDKPTYIEVKTVIGLGSTNQGTQKVHGAPLGDDIKVVKNYFNWKEEDFTIPKDVYKFYEENVSLRGQKENEKWDADYSKYKKDFSDLAKQLKDAINNKWNINEVDLVELNENKEQATRVSSGNVINYIGKVNQSFIGGSADLTESTKAKGADGNYDYNNPLGRNIMYGVREFAMAAINNGIALHKGLLPFCGGFFVFSDYMKPAIRLSSLMGLQALYVFTHDSIAVGEDGPTHQPIEQLAMLRSIPNINVFRPCDMAETSASYYAALKDSSRPSVIIATRQNLKELVHPKNLFESVDKGAYLFEKEENANITLIASGSEVSLAQEVKKILQSKGHKVNIVSMINLNSFERQDQTYIDSIINKSTKRFSIELASTFGWHKYLGDDGEAFGINHFGYSAPLNDILKFINFNAESIADKIILKINK
- a CDS encoding DUF896 domain-containing protein encodes the protein MEKLIKRINELAKLKKEGKLTPELEDEQNMLRQEYINKYKKNLEDQLKTLKIVDDKGNDITPEKLKELKKQKNK
- a CDS encoding ROK family protein, which codes for MKLILSIELGVSSSKVALVNNYGDIQAKFFVEHDFKKGLLDNLYSKIVEGLETVGIDYEETVEKVGIATVGYVDHVLGIVRYAGLLEWNNYYLKDKAEELFNKPILVLNDANASALGEFWIGAAKQYDSIVFYTIDNGIGGAIVLEGNLISGSRGFAGEFGHGGSVFQDKYDCVCGLKGCVEPMSSGLGIARFFQDTFKNNPNHPAATYFNGMQSFTTKDIASIYDEYDNPPEILEILVEALNPIVMHMAIMVNALDPDAIIISGGLANMGKVLIDIIKNNIKKYIISKFADDLTVEVASLGNDSGIIGTAYYALNDWKIF